The window TGCATTGGGCGGAACAAACATTTTGAAAAATGTAGAAGCTTCCCCTGCAAAGGAAATCAGTTTTACGAATAGTGTAAAAAACAGGATAATAGAAGCTACTTTGGTACTCATAATACTAAACTAAAATTAACTCCTTTTACGAATTTAGTAAAAATAGGTTTGTCTAAAACCATAAATAGTGCTAATTTAACTCCATAAATACCTGTTTTTAATTGTAAATCAATAAATTTCTTTTTTATACGACCTGAATTCTTCAATGAAATGTAACAAAAGTTACACAAGAATTTGTATCTAAGGAATACTGACAGAAACAGGCAGCACCTTACCGTTCATCACTTTGTATCCATGTAAAATAAAATGAACAATATAATCAGCCATAGTTACAGGGCTTACAGGAGCTATATAGCTAGGAAAAGCTTCTTGCAGCATTTCGGTTTGCACAGCACCCAAGGCTAATGCATTACAATAAATACTCTCATATTTAAGCTCTTCGGCAAGACACTCTGTAAGATTAGCTAAAGCCGCTTTTGATGCACTATAAGCAGATAACCCCGCAAATTTTACACTACCTTGAAACCCGCCCATACTTGTGATATTAACAATATGTGCAGGTTTAGCAAAATACGGTAATAACCCCTGTATAAGATTAACTACGCTAAACAAATTTACTTCAAAAATGTATTCCCATTCATTTATCGTAGTTTCTTTGAAAGGTTTGTTAACAAGTACCGCAGCATTATTCAGCAAGGCATCTATTTTAGCAGACTGCTGTAAAATTTTTTCTACCCAGTTTTCAGGTAACTGACTAATATCTATCTCTATGGGGATAAGATTTTCTGGAAAAGTTTTTTGTATAGATTCAAGTTTATCTATTTTTCGGCTAATGGCTAACACTTTATAGCCTTTTTCGGCAAGGTTTATGCAGACTTCTCGCCCTATACCTCGGCTTGCTCCTGTAACAATGATAGTTTTCATCAGTAGTTATGTAAAAATACAAATTATTTAGTTCCTAACTTTTACACTCAAAGTAAAACAGTTGGAAAATAGAAAAGACTCATTGTTTGTTATCAATTTTGATAATTTTGCCATCGGTATGAAATGGTTTTTGTTAGTACTGCTTTCTATTATTTGGGGAAGTTCTTATATGTTGATGAAGAGAGGTTTAGAAGGTTTTACTTACGTAGAGGTAGGACTGATGCGCTCTGCACTAGCAGGGATAGTATTACTACCTTTTGCTTTATATCATATCAGAAGTATAAAAAAGCAACATATAAAACCTTTATTTATTTCTATTGCCATAGGAACACTTATTCCTAATTTATTATTTGCTAAATCCCAAGCGCACATTGGTGGGGGAATGACAGGTATTTTGAACGCACTTTCTCCACTGTTTATTATCATTATTGGGGCAGTACTTTTCAAAGACAAAACCCATAAAACACAGTGGTACGGAATTTTAATCGGACTTTTAGGATGCATTGTTATGCTATATTTTTCCCAAAAAATGGGCAGCGAGTATGATTGGATGTACAGTGGGCTAGTCCTG of the Bacteroidia bacterium genome contains:
- a CDS encoding SDR family oxidoreductase, yielding MKTIIVTGASRGIGREVCINLAEKGYKVLAISRKIDKLESIQKTFPENLIPIEIDISQLPENWVEKILQQSAKIDALLNNAAVLVNKPFKETTINEWEYIFEVNLFSVVNLIQGLLPYFAKPAHIVNITSMGGFQGSVKFAGLSAYSASKAALANLTECLAEELKYESIYCNALALGAVQTEMLQEAFPSYIAPVSPVTMADYIVHFILHGYKVMNGKVLPVSVSIP